The proteins below come from a single Candidatus Flexicrinis affinis genomic window:
- a CDS encoding 2-oxoglutarate dehydrogenase E1 component, with amino-acid sequence MSHFHGVNEGYVLELYDRYQKQPDSVDPRTRAFFASWSPEVVENGYGATAHGVSLDTVELTMREIHKAVGAVNFAQAIRQFGHVEAQIDPLGTPRPGDPELSPEFHGISWDDLRGIPASLVGGPIAGSASNAFEAINRLLQVYCGSIGFDNDHIRIPEERNWLREAAESGRYRFNWSQSLTVPMLNRLTQVEAFEQFLQNTFPTKYRFSIEGLDTMVPLLDEIVRLTATSVTTTIAIAMAHRGRLNVLTHIMGKPYAQILSEFRDALIVDEVGYTVGDVKYHKGVQYEVGKNANGEPLVVTMPPNPSHLEFVNPVAVGMARAAGTRTDHPGAAKFDHELTLQVLIHGDAAFPGQGIVAETFNLSLLPGYWTGGTIHVIANNQLGFTTSPVDGRSTLYASDLAKGFKVPVMHVNADDPAAVLETARIAYAYHQRFGKDILIDLVGYRRYGHNEMDEPNYTHPLMYRIVRDKKGVRQVWADRLIEKGHITATTASSMYDEYIAHLTEINDTLAPPEELRPERAPDPPQGAAAAVVTAVPMEALKAINDGLANVPEKFNFTSVRFKGTLAKRREAFDDVDDPRIDWATAEELAFATILADGTPVRLTGQDSERATFSQRHAVLRDAKTGEKWVPLHHFPQARATFEVYNSPLSEAAVLGFEYGYSVQEPSRLVLWEAQYGDFANGAQVIIDQFIMSGREKWGQTPSLVLLLPHGHEGAGPDHSSARLERFLQMAAKINSRIAYPTTAAQYFHLLRRQALLLETDPLPLVVMAPKSLLRKESVFSPARELAEGRWQPVLPDTAADPSAVTRLVLCSGKYYYDLVESEHRAKHPEVAVVRVEQLYPLPVRELRALVESYPNLAQIVWAQEEPKNSGAWEYIGWRLRKLVEGKIPVDYVGRRRSGSAAEGSKNAHIKNQSLIVDYAFSWQFGK; translated from the coding sequence ATGTCGCATTTTCATGGTGTCAACGAGGGCTACGTCCTCGAACTGTACGACCGTTATCAGAAGCAACCGGACTCGGTGGACCCGCGCACACGGGCCTTCTTCGCGTCGTGGTCGCCCGAGGTGGTCGAGAACGGTTACGGCGCCACGGCTCACGGCGTGAGTCTGGATACCGTCGAACTGACGATGCGCGAGATTCACAAGGCCGTCGGTGCCGTAAACTTCGCGCAGGCGATCCGCCAGTTCGGCCATGTCGAAGCGCAGATCGACCCGCTCGGCACGCCGCGACCCGGCGATCCTGAACTGTCGCCGGAGTTCCACGGCATCAGTTGGGACGACCTGCGCGGCATCCCGGCCAGCCTCGTCGGCGGGCCGATCGCCGGCAGTGCGTCCAACGCGTTCGAAGCTATCAACCGCCTCTTGCAGGTGTATTGCGGCTCGATCGGCTTCGATAACGACCATATCCGTATTCCCGAGGAGCGAAACTGGCTGCGCGAGGCGGCCGAGAGCGGGCGCTACCGCTTCAACTGGTCGCAGTCGCTGACCGTGCCGATGCTCAATCGGCTCACACAAGTCGAGGCGTTCGAGCAGTTCCTGCAGAACACCTTCCCGACCAAATACCGCTTCTCGATCGAGGGACTGGACACGATGGTGCCCCTGCTCGACGAGATCGTGCGGCTGACGGCCACCAGCGTGACGACCACCATCGCGATCGCCATGGCGCACCGCGGGCGGCTCAACGTGCTGACGCATATCATGGGCAAGCCGTACGCGCAAATCTTGAGCGAGTTTCGCGACGCGCTGATCGTCGACGAGGTCGGCTACACCGTTGGTGACGTCAAGTACCACAAGGGCGTGCAGTACGAAGTCGGCAAGAACGCCAACGGAGAGCCGCTGGTCGTGACCATGCCGCCCAACCCAAGCCACCTCGAGTTCGTCAACCCGGTCGCGGTCGGCATGGCGCGCGCCGCTGGCACCCGCACCGATCACCCCGGCGCGGCGAAGTTCGACCACGAACTGACACTCCAAGTGTTGATCCACGGCGACGCGGCGTTCCCCGGACAGGGCATCGTCGCCGAAACGTTCAACCTGTCGCTGCTGCCCGGCTATTGGACCGGCGGGACGATCCACGTCATCGCCAACAACCAGCTCGGCTTCACGACCTCGCCCGTCGATGGGCGCAGCACCTTGTACGCCAGCGACCTCGCCAAAGGCTTTAAGGTGCCGGTCATGCATGTCAACGCCGACGACCCGGCAGCCGTCCTCGAAACCGCGCGCATCGCCTACGCGTACCATCAGCGCTTCGGCAAGGACATCCTGATCGACCTCGTCGGCTACCGGCGTTACGGCCACAACGAGATGGACGAGCCGAACTACACCCACCCGCTGATGTACCGCATCGTGCGCGATAAGAAGGGCGTGCGACAGGTGTGGGCCGATCGGCTGATCGAGAAGGGGCACATCACCGCCACGACGGCGTCTTCGATGTACGACGAATACATCGCGCATCTGACCGAAATCAACGACACGTTGGCCCCGCCGGAAGAACTGCGCCCCGAACGCGCGCCCGATCCGCCGCAGGGCGCCGCCGCGGCGGTCGTCACCGCCGTGCCGATGGAGGCGCTCAAGGCGATCAACGACGGCCTTGCCAACGTCCCCGAGAAGTTCAATTTCACGTCGGTGCGCTTCAAGGGCACGCTCGCAAAACGGCGCGAAGCGTTCGATGACGTGGACGATCCGCGCATCGACTGGGCCACAGCCGAAGAACTCGCCTTCGCGACGATCCTCGCCGATGGCACCCCGGTGCGCCTGACCGGTCAGGACAGCGAGCGCGCGACGTTCAGCCAGCGCCACGCCGTCCTGCGCGACGCCAAGACCGGCGAGAAATGGGTGCCTTTGCATCACTTCCCGCAGGCGCGCGCCACCTTCGAGGTCTACAACAGCCCGTTGAGCGAGGCGGCGGTGCTCGGCTTCGAGTACGGGTACAGCGTGCAGGAGCCGTCGCGGTTGGTGCTGTGGGAGGCGCAGTACGGCGATTTCGCCAACGGCGCGCAGGTCATCATCGACCAGTTCATCATGTCCGGCCGCGAGAAGTGGGGACAGACCCCCTCGCTGGTGCTGCTGCTGCCGCACGGCCACGAAGGGGCGGGCCCCGATCACTCGTCGGCGCGCCTTGAACGCTTCCTGCAAATGGCCGCCAAGATTAACAGCCGCATCGCCTACCCGACGACTGCCGCGCAGTACTTCCACCTGCTGCGCCGGCAGGCGCTGCTCTTGGAAACCGACCCGCTCCCGCTAGTCGTCATGGCACCCAAGTCGCTGCTGCGCAAGGAGTCGGTGTTCAGCCCGGCCCGGGAGCTGGCCGAAGGCCGCTGGCAGCCTGTTCTGCCGGACACGGCCGCAGACCCGTCCGCCGTCACGCGGCTCGTGTTGTGCAGCGGCAAGTACTACTACGATCTAGTCGAGAGCGAGCATCGCGCCAAGCATCCGGAGGTTGCGGTCGTCCGCGTCGAGCAGCTTTATCCGCTGCCCGTGCGCGAGCTGCGCGCGCTGGTTGAGTCGTATCCGAACCTCGCCCAAATCGTGTGGGCGCAGGAGGAGCCGAAGAACTCCGGCGCTTGGGAGTACATCGGGTGGCGTCTGCGCAAGCTGGTTGAGGGTAAAATCCCGGTCGATTACGTCGGCCGGCGCCGCAGCGGCAGCGCCGCCGAGGGCAGCAAGAACGCGCATATCAAGAATCAGTCGCTGATCGTGGATTACGCGTTCAGCTGGCAGTTCGGCAAATAA